In Desulfobulbus oralis, one DNA window encodes the following:
- the rpmE gene encoding 50S ribosomal protein L31, with protein MKANIHPEYHHIKAVCACGNEIELGSVNREMHVEICSACHPFFTGKQKLVDTAGRIEKFKKKYAAHLAAKAAGRK; from the coding sequence ATGAAGGCGAATATTCATCCGGAATACCACCATATCAAGGCGGTCTGCGCCTGCGGCAACGAGATCGAGCTGGGTTCGGTCAACAGGGAAATGCACGTGGAAATCTGCTCTGCCTGCCATCCCTTTTTCACGGGCAAGCAAAAGCTGGTGGATACTGCAGGCCGTATCGAGAAGTTCAAGAAGAAGTATGCGGCCCATCTGGCTGCCAAGGCAGCCGGCAGGAAATAA